The following coding sequences lie in one Meles meles chromosome X, mMelMel3.1 paternal haplotype, whole genome shotgun sequence genomic window:
- the GDPD2 gene encoding glycerophosphoinositol inositolphosphodiesterase GDPD2 isoform X2, with translation MDWSLAFLLVISLLVTYASLLLLLALLLRLCGQPLHLHSVHKMLLLLIMLLVAAGLVGLDVQWQQEWRSLRLSLQATAPFLHIGAVAGITLLAWPVADTFYRIHRRGPKTLLLFLFFGVSLAVYLAPLCISSPCIMEPRDLPPKPGLVGHRGAPMLAPENTLMSLRKTAECGAAVFETDVMVSSDGIPFLMHDEHLSRTTDVASVFPARTSSHSSDFSCAELKKLNAGTWFLERQPFWGAKRLSGPDRKEAENQTVPTLEELLKEAAVLNLSIMFDLRRPPRNHTYHDTFVNQTLETVLSARVPQAMVLWLPDEDRANVQQRAPRMRQIYGQQGSNRTERPQFLNLPYQDLPLLDIKALHQDNVSVNLFVVNKPWLFSLLWCAGVDSVTTNDCQLLQQMRYPVWIIPPQTYLMMWVITNCVSTLLLLWTFLLQGRCKKEREKTGLETAVLLTRINNFIME, from the exons ATGGACTGGTCCCTGGCATTTCTGCTGGTCATCTCTCTACTTGTCACATATGCATCCCTGCTATTG ctcctggCCCTGCTCCTGCGGCTCTGTGGCCAGCCTCTGCATCTGCACAGTGTCCACAAG ATGTTGCTGCTGCTCATTATGCTTCTTGTGGCCGCTGGCCTTGTGGGACTGGATGTCCAATGGCAGCAGGAATGGCGTAGCTTACGTCTGTCACTGCAG GCCACAGCCCCATTCCTTCATATCGGAGCAGTTGCTGGCATCACCCTCCTGGCCTGGCCCGTGGCTGATACCTTCTACCGTATCCATCGAAGAG GTCCCAAGACTCTGCTCCTGTTCCTATTTTTTGGAGTTTCCCTGGCCGTCTACCTGGCCCCACTATGCATCTCCTCACCTTGTATCATGGAGCCCAGAGACTTACCCCCCAAGCCTGGTCTGGTGGGACACCGAGGGGCCCCCATG CTGGCCCCCGAGAACACCCTGATGTCCCTGCGGAAgactgctgaatgtggagccgcTGTGTTTGAGACCGATGTGATGGTCAG CTCTGATGGGATCCCCTTCCTCATGCATGATGAGCACCTGAGCCGGACCACGGATGTGGCCTCTGTGTTCCCAGCCCGAACCTCCTCCCACAGCAGCGACTTCTCCTGCGCCGAACTAAAGAAGCTCAATGCCGGGACCTGGTTCCTAGAG AGGCAACCCTTCTGGGGGGCCAAGCGGCTGTCAGGCCCTGATCGGAAGGAGGCTGAGAACCAGACAGTACCAACGTTGGAAGAGCTGCTGAAGGAAGCCGCAGTCCTTAACCTTTCCATCATGTTTGACTTACGTCGCCCCCCACGAAATCACACATACCATGACACATTTGTGAACCAGACCTTGGAGACCGTGCTGAGCGCAAGGGTGCCCCAAGCCATG GTCCTTTGGCTACCAGATGAAGATCGGGCCAACGTCCAACAGCGGGCCCCCAGGATGCGCCAGATATATGGACAGCAGGGAAGCAACAGAACTGAGAGGCCCCAGTTTCTCAACCTCCCTTACCAAGACCTGCCACTGTTGGATATCAA GGCACTACACCAGGATAATGTATCGGTGAACCTGTTTGTGGTGAACAAGCCCTGGCTCTTTTCCCTGCTCTGGTGCGCAGGGGTGGATTCGGTCACCACCAACGACTGCCAGCTGCTCCAGCAGATGCGTTACCCTGTCTGGATTATC CCCCCTCAAACCTACCTAATGATGTGGGTCATCACCAACTGTGTGTCCACCCTGTTGCTTCTGTGGACCTTCCTCCTCCAAGG GAGAtgtaagaaggagagagagaaaactg GCTTAGAAACAGCAGTGCTGCTGACCAGGATCAACAATTTCATAATGGAGTGA
- the GDPD2 gene encoding glycerophosphoinositol inositolphosphodiesterase GDPD2 isoform X1: protein MAESPGCCSVWARCLHCLYSCHWRKCPKERMQTSKCDCIWFGLLFLTFLLSLGWLYIGLILLNDLHNFNEFLFHHWGHWMDWSLAFLLVISLLVTYASLLLLLALLLRLCGQPLHLHSVHKMLLLLIMLLVAAGLVGLDVQWQQEWRSLRLSLQATAPFLHIGAVAGITLLAWPVADTFYRIHRRGPKTLLLFLFFGVSLAVYLAPLCISSPCIMEPRDLPPKPGLVGHRGAPMLAPENTLMSLRKTAECGAAVFETDVMVSSDGIPFLMHDEHLSRTTDVASVFPARTSSHSSDFSCAELKKLNAGTWFLERQPFWGAKRLSGPDRKEAENQTVPTLEELLKEAAVLNLSIMFDLRRPPRNHTYHDTFVNQTLETVLSARVPQAMVLWLPDEDRANVQQRAPRMRQIYGQQGSNRTERPQFLNLPYQDLPLLDIKALHQDNVSVNLFVVNKPWLFSLLWCAGVDSVTTNDCQLLQQMRYPVWIIPPQTYLMMWVITNCVSTLLLLWTFLLQGRCKKEREKTGLETAVLLTRINNFIME, encoded by the exons ATGGCCGAGTCCCCCGGCTGCTGCTCCGTCTGGGCCCGCTGCCTCCACTGCCTGTATAGCTGCCACTGGAGGAAATGCCCCAAAGAGAGGATGCAAACCAGCAAG TGCGACTGTATCTGGTTTGGCCTGCTCTTCCtcacctttctcctctccctgggcTGGCTGTACATCGGGCTCATCCTTCTCAATGACCTGCACAACTTCAATGA aTTCCTGTTCCACCACTGGGGACACTGGATGGACTGGTCCCTGGCATTTCTGCTGGTCATCTCTCTACTTGTCACATATGCATCCCTGCTATTG ctcctggCCCTGCTCCTGCGGCTCTGTGGCCAGCCTCTGCATCTGCACAGTGTCCACAAG ATGTTGCTGCTGCTCATTATGCTTCTTGTGGCCGCTGGCCTTGTGGGACTGGATGTCCAATGGCAGCAGGAATGGCGTAGCTTACGTCTGTCACTGCAG GCCACAGCCCCATTCCTTCATATCGGAGCAGTTGCTGGCATCACCCTCCTGGCCTGGCCCGTGGCTGATACCTTCTACCGTATCCATCGAAGAG GTCCCAAGACTCTGCTCCTGTTCCTATTTTTTGGAGTTTCCCTGGCCGTCTACCTGGCCCCACTATGCATCTCCTCACCTTGTATCATGGAGCCCAGAGACTTACCCCCCAAGCCTGGTCTGGTGGGACACCGAGGGGCCCCCATG CTGGCCCCCGAGAACACCCTGATGTCCCTGCGGAAgactgctgaatgtggagccgcTGTGTTTGAGACCGATGTGATGGTCAG CTCTGATGGGATCCCCTTCCTCATGCATGATGAGCACCTGAGCCGGACCACGGATGTGGCCTCTGTGTTCCCAGCCCGAACCTCCTCCCACAGCAGCGACTTCTCCTGCGCCGAACTAAAGAAGCTCAATGCCGGGACCTGGTTCCTAGAG AGGCAACCCTTCTGGGGGGCCAAGCGGCTGTCAGGCCCTGATCGGAAGGAGGCTGAGAACCAGACAGTACCAACGTTGGAAGAGCTGCTGAAGGAAGCCGCAGTCCTTAACCTTTCCATCATGTTTGACTTACGTCGCCCCCCACGAAATCACACATACCATGACACATTTGTGAACCAGACCTTGGAGACCGTGCTGAGCGCAAGGGTGCCCCAAGCCATG GTCCTTTGGCTACCAGATGAAGATCGGGCCAACGTCCAACAGCGGGCCCCCAGGATGCGCCAGATATATGGACAGCAGGGAAGCAACAGAACTGAGAGGCCCCAGTTTCTCAACCTCCCTTACCAAGACCTGCCACTGTTGGATATCAA GGCACTACACCAGGATAATGTATCGGTGAACCTGTTTGTGGTGAACAAGCCCTGGCTCTTTTCCCTGCTCTGGTGCGCAGGGGTGGATTCGGTCACCACCAACGACTGCCAGCTGCTCCAGCAGATGCGTTACCCTGTCTGGATTATC CCCCCTCAAACCTACCTAATGATGTGGGTCATCACCAACTGTGTGTCCACCCTGTTGCTTCTGTGGACCTTCCTCCTCCAAGG GAGAtgtaagaaggagagagagaaaactg GCTTAGAAACAGCAGTGCTGCTGACCAGGATCAACAATTTCATAATGGAGTGA